In one window of Fibrobacter sp. UBA4297 DNA:
- a CDS encoding exo-beta-N-acetylmuramidase NamZ family protein has translation MVTLALSHFEKSFPAALRGKRLGAVLHPASVCADLSYTLDLLKDLDGKLFKLSALFGPQHGIKGHTQDNMIEWEGYEDPELHIPVYSLYGEHREPTAEMLSHVDAMLVDLQDVGARYYTFIWTLFLCMKACEKAGIPVVVVDRPNPINCVDEEGPVLDLNYTSFVGLHSIRTRHAKTIGELAEQFKAERFPKCELFVMHMDGYDKRMWFDETGLPWILPSPNMPTLDTAIVYPGMCLFEATNVSEGRGTTRPFEIFGAPFIDAVKLCKYMNGLKLPGVYFRENYFQPTFHKGAGQICGGAQIHVTDRNKFRSFEMAVKLLQYIFNEYPKDFVWKQPPYEYEFHKLPIDILLGNGTFRKEFIESSI, from the coding sequence ATGGTTACGTTAGCTCTTTCCCATTTTGAAAAAAGTTTCCCGGCAGCACTTCGTGGTAAGCGCCTGGGGGCTGTTCTCCATCCGGCTTCGGTCTGTGCCGATTTGAGTTATACGCTTGATTTGCTCAAGGATTTGGACGGCAAGCTCTTTAAACTTTCGGCTTTGTTTGGCCCGCAGCACGGCATCAAGGGACATACGCAAGACAACATGATTGAATGGGAAGGCTACGAAGACCCCGAATTGCATATTCCGGTTTACAGCCTTTACGGTGAACATCGCGAACCGACTGCGGAAATGCTTTCGCACGTGGATGCTATGCTTGTGGATTTGCAGGATGTGGGTGCGCGTTACTACACGTTCATCTGGACGCTTTTCCTCTGCATGAAGGCTTGCGAGAAGGCGGGAATCCCGGTGGTCGTGGTGGATCGCCCGAATCCGATCAACTGCGTAGACGAAGAAGGCCCGGTGCTCGACCTCAATTACACGAGCTTTGTTGGGCTTCATAGCATTCGTACGCGCCATGCCAAGACGATTGGCGAACTTGCCGAACAGTTCAAGGCCGAACGATTCCCGAAGTGCGAACTTTTCGTGATGCACATGGACGGCTACGATAAGCGCATGTGGTTCGATGAAACGGGACTCCCGTGGATTTTGCCGAGCCCGAACATGCCAACGCTCGATACCGCCATCGTGTATCCGGGCATGTGCTTGTTCGAAGCGACCAACGTGAGCGAAGGCCGTGGCACGACGCGTCCGTTCGAAATTTTCGGCGCGCCGTTCATCGATGCGGTCAAGCTTTGCAAGTATATGAATGGGCTCAAGCTCCCGGGCGTGTATTTCCGCGAAAACTACTTCCAGCCGACATTCCACAAGGGTGCAGGGCAGATTTGTGGCGGTGCGCAGATTCACGTGACGGACCGTAACAAGTTCCGCAGTTTTGAAATGGCGGTGAAGTTGTTGCAGTACATCTTCAACGAATACCCGAAGGATTTTGTGTGGAAACAGCCTCCGTATGAGTACGAGTTCCACAAGCTGCCGATTGATATTTTGCTCGGTAACGGAACGTTCCGCAAGGAATTTATCGAGTCGAGTATTTAA
- a CDS encoding BamA/TamA family outer membrane protein — MMRLMTLLVLVGVLSLPAHAKKSGEVVQDTSSGSMSFAEIISWPFIHVIQPVFGMLVYPVAAPLHYAIDNGVADKAVDLITFGEKRNILIYPVFNLKPGSSTMIGLCYRHRNLFMQSDYVVFEGHYYANSDIDVKLRYSKQSLFGKKLYGAVNANLYMDRNNGFILPGTKESFNQADTTLNLGAQLGFPITESRNLNFSVGAELVYHKADFTDTKDSVLDDPKYPIENRGLYQNHFEIPFYVNLVFDNLDFPYAPSRGQRFSLRASYALTGEYGGIKHSDLVLAGLNRDGDLKDGGKNHDYVSVDAFYQIYFFIGRAEQYVLNAKQGRQTRKFYTDFSLNEVLRVWRPENLVETLFEHRVLAFQLRFQGVWEMEKGGAPHSAFPALNGRFPLRGYTDAWCAPFLLGFSAEYRWPVDRLVDGVVFNEYAMISDKVNDWSKDRLYNSWGFGVRVRKPDMFLFRLQFAFHSWHGISLVLTIAPEFR; from the coding sequence ATGATGCGTTTGATGACATTACTGGTGCTTGTAGGCGTGTTGAGTTTGCCTGCACATGCGAAGAAGTCTGGCGAAGTCGTGCAGGATACTTCTTCGGGTTCTATGTCGTTTGCCGAAATCATTTCTTGGCCTTTTATCCATGTAATTCAGCCTGTTTTCGGGATGCTCGTTTACCCGGTGGCCGCGCCCTTGCACTATGCGATTGATAATGGCGTTGCCGATAAGGCGGTGGACCTTATCACGTTTGGCGAAAAAAGAAATATTCTCATTTATCCGGTGTTTAACCTCAAGCCGGGGAGTTCTACGATGATTGGCTTGTGCTACCGCCATAGGAATCTGTTTATGCAGAGCGACTATGTGGTGTTCGAAGGCCATTATTACGCCAATAGCGATATTGATGTGAAGTTGCGTTATTCAAAGCAATCGCTTTTTGGTAAAAAACTGTATGGTGCGGTAAATGCGAACCTTTACATGGACCGCAATAACGGATTTATTTTGCCTGGAACCAAGGAATCATTCAATCAGGCTGATACAACGCTTAATTTGGGGGCTCAGCTGGGATTTCCGATTACAGAATCGAGAAACTTGAACTTTAGTGTCGGCGCTGAATTAGTTTATCATAAGGCTGATTTCACGGACACGAAGGATTCCGTGCTGGATGACCCGAAATATCCGATTGAAAATCGAGGACTTTATCAGAACCATTTTGAAATTCCGTTTTATGTGAACTTGGTGTTTGACAATTTGGATTTTCCGTACGCGCCTTCGAGAGGGCAGCGTTTTAGCCTGAGGGCTTCGTATGCGTTGACTGGAGAGTATGGCGGAATTAAACATAGCGACTTGGTCTTGGCGGGCTTGAATCGTGACGGTGATTTGAAGGATGGCGGAAAGAACCATGACTACGTGAGCGTTGACGCTTTTTACCAGATTTATTTCTTTATCGGTCGTGCTGAACAGTATGTGCTGAATGCAAAACAGGGCCGCCAGACAAGAAAGTTCTATACGGACTTTTCTCTGAACGAAGTGTTGCGAGTGTGGCGCCCGGAAAATTTGGTAGAAACGCTCTTTGAACATCGCGTGCTGGCGTTTCAGTTGCGATTCCAGGGCGTGTGGGAAATGGAAAAAGGTGGTGCTCCGCATTCTGCATTCCCGGCGTTGAATGGGCGATTTCCGCTGCGTGGCTATACGGATGCCTGGTGTGCTCCTTTTTTGCTAGGCTTTTCGGCGGAATACCGATGGCCGGTGGACCGTCTTGTTGATGGTGTCGTATTTAATGAATACGCAATGATTAGCGACAAAGTAAATGACTGGTCTAAGGATCGCCTGTATAACTCGTGGGGGTTTGGCGTTCGCGTTCGCAAGCCTGACATGTTCTTGTTCCGTCTGCAGTTTGCGTTCCACAGTTGGCATGGCATAAGCCTTGTATTGACGATTGCTCCTGAATTCAGGTAA
- a CDS encoding efflux RND transporter permease subunit: MMFSLFSKIIKKLATYPKIILTVFLAVGILSIYPIMHLRWDLQLQDTITSAREPSNVQKIEDEFGGLGSLIVILQSKDSSANYRIAKDLAQKMQQSPAVHFADFETDIEFYKKNKFLYASESDIDIMVHRIEQLKHDYIMKNNPLFIDLKSAIDSITQTTSEQREQLLSDLEKKYFDKLAVSHSNKTGTIRIVEIYPTHSISDLQANRNLFYEVTEQLKKEKMPSDFQVHYAGKVYESIQTGKRLLPEAKMVGCVTAGLIILLLILNFFRQPQLIFISALPIATPIFTTMACSYMFYGRINLFTLLLAIVLPGQALQIINHVLNRYFLEREQNLSPQLCIESALLGIGPSTAASSFTFATLFASLIFIPLPGLQELGVLGSTGCVLNWAMTLLFSTALLQVTQRKKPFSIRHAQIHHECKISMLSNRLNWVIFSIIIVASLIGLYIGGTRLHIRNDFSTTEINYKDATIDSLIAETGFMNKTPIIVMLPDKAESETLLEEFNKLKENGNLSTVNSIFTLAQFSPNLQQKKMDKLRQLHSLVTKEFREALSKSELENFEKVEQALEFDENDEFEPPEYIAKKFRDKQGKQGRFAFIFTNIPEHFGSECTKLFSELHQIEGIDNGKYLVAGTPITRAIFLDRIMNHISRPIQAGSILVFLFMLVYYNRFSRALFTALPSVFATSWFLAALNFFDVKISAYSALTFPILIGASIDGSLQFFTAYYEKQKGTALTILRDKFFTIFLSQMAAFIGTYGMLISSHPGLRSMGYVSMIGLICIFIAQFTIFPLIAGSLDQYRLRQKRKKEAKK, translated from the coding sequence ATGATGTTTTCTCTTTTTTCAAAAATTATCAAAAAATTAGCAACTTACCCTAAGATTATCCTTACGGTTTTTCTGGCGGTAGGAATTTTAAGTATTTACCCCATCATGCACTTGCGCTGGGATTTGCAGCTGCAAGACACGATTACGAGTGCGCGTGAACCGAGCAATGTCCAAAAAATCGAAGACGAATTTGGCGGACTCGGGAGTCTCATCGTCATTTTGCAATCGAAAGATTCTAGCGCGAACTACCGTATCGCAAAAGACCTCGCACAAAAGATGCAGCAGAGTCCGGCAGTCCATTTTGCCGACTTTGAGACCGACATTGAATTTTACAAGAAGAATAAGTTCCTGTACGCAAGCGAAAGCGACATTGACATCATGGTGCATCGCATCGAGCAGCTCAAGCACGACTACATCATGAAAAACAATCCGCTGTTCATCGACCTCAAGAGTGCGATTGATTCCATCACGCAAACGACTTCGGAACAGCGCGAACAGCTTTTGAGCGACCTCGAAAAGAAGTACTTTGACAAGCTCGCGGTGAGCCATTCCAACAAAACCGGGACCATCCGCATTGTCGAGATTTACCCGACACATTCCATTTCGGATTTGCAAGCAAACCGCAACTTGTTCTACGAAGTTACCGAGCAATTGAAAAAAGAAAAAATGCCTAGCGATTTCCAGGTGCATTACGCGGGCAAGGTCTACGAATCCATCCAGACCGGCAAGCGGCTTTTGCCCGAAGCAAAGATGGTGGGCTGCGTTACGGCAGGGCTGATTATTCTGCTTTTGATCCTCAACTTCTTTAGGCAGCCGCAATTGATTTTTATTTCGGCACTGCCGATTGCAACACCGATTTTCACCACAATGGCCTGTTCGTACATGTTCTACGGACGAATCAACCTGTTTACACTTTTGCTTGCAATTGTGCTCCCAGGGCAAGCGCTGCAGATTATCAACCACGTCTTGAACAGATACTTTTTAGAACGCGAACAGAACTTGAGTCCGCAACTTTGCATTGAAAGTGCACTCCTCGGCATCGGTCCTTCAACCGCCGCATCAAGTTTCACATTTGCAACCCTATTTGCAAGCCTCATCTTCATTCCGCTACCTGGGCTACAGGAACTCGGCGTGCTAGGGTCGACGGGTTGCGTTTTGAACTGGGCGATGACGCTCCTTTTTTCGACGGCACTTTTGCAAGTCACACAACGCAAAAAACCGTTCTCGATTAGGCATGCCCAAATCCACCATGAATGCAAAATTTCGATGCTTTCAAACCGGCTGAACTGGGTCATTTTTTCCATCATCATTGTTGCAAGCCTTATAGGGCTCTACATCGGCGGAACAAGACTACACATCCGCAACGATTTTTCAACAACAGAAATCAACTACAAGGATGCAACAATTGATTCCCTGATTGCCGAAACCGGATTCATGAACAAGACGCCCATCATCGTCATGTTGCCGGACAAGGCCGAAAGCGAAACACTGCTGGAAGAATTCAACAAACTCAAGGAAAACGGAAATCTTTCTACCGTCAATTCCATTTTTACATTGGCACAGTTCTCCCCGAACTTGCAACAGAAAAAAATGGACAAATTGCGCCAGTTGCATAGCTTGGTCACAAAAGAATTCCGCGAAGCGCTTTCCAAGAGCGAACTGGAAAACTTTGAAAAGGTTGAACAAGCTCTTGAATTTGACGAGAACGATGAATTTGAGCCTCCTGAGTACATTGCAAAGAAATTCCGCGACAAGCAGGGCAAACAAGGCCGCTTTGCATTTATTTTCACGAACATTCCAGAACACTTCGGCAGCGAATGCACAAAGCTATTCAGTGAACTCCACCAGATTGAAGGGATTGATAACGGAAAATATTTGGTGGCGGGCACGCCTATCACGCGAGCAATCTTCCTTGACAGGATCATGAACCACATCAGCAGACCCATACAGGCCGGCAGCATTCTCGTATTCCTGTTCATGCTCGTTTATTACAACCGCTTTAGCCGCGCCTTGTTCACAGCACTGCCATCAGTCTTTGCCACAAGCTGGTTCCTTGCGGCGCTCAACTTTTTTGACGTGAAGATTTCAGCCTACAGTGCACTCACCTTCCCAATTCTCATTGGAGCAAGCATCGATGGTTCTCTCCAGTTCTTCACGGCTTATTACGAGAAGCAAAAAGGAACCGCGCTCACGATTCTTAGGGACAAGTTCTTTACGATTTTCCTCTCGCAGATGGCAGCCTTCATCGGAACATACGGCATGCTCATTTCATCGCATCCGGGACTCCGCAGTATGGGTTACGTTTCGATGATTGGTCTTATCTGCATATTCATCGCACAATTCACCATCTTCCCCCTCATCGCAGGATCGCTCGACCAATACCGTCTGAGACAGAAAAGGAAAAAGGAAGCTAAAAAATGA
- a CDS encoding pyridoxal phosphate-dependent aminotransferase, whose product MKTLSDRTQNIAASLTVAIDTMAKQMIADGKDVVSLGAGEPDFGTPTPIQDAAIDAIRAGKTRYTAPVGILDVRKAVAKKLEEENGLHYDASQIIMTSGAKHAVFNALAALINPGDEVIIPAPYWVTYPELVKWLGGTPVFVEAGIEKNFKIDAEDLRKACTPRTKAILLNNPCNPTGAVYSKSELEALAKEIVAQDIYCISDEVYEYFVYDTEFTSAAVFPGMAERTIVINGFSKSHCMTGWRIGYDAAPAPIAKIIGKIQGQATHHPSNVAQYAALGALNMDKSNVHAMQAAFRKRRAYMLERTSFLKTKPRAPEGAFYLFAPVSDYYGKKTPDGKVIAGSIDFCSALLETKGLAIVPGAAFGDDTCVRFSYAASDENLAKACDRFEAFVKELQ is encoded by the coding sequence ATGAAAACGCTTTCTGATAGAACGCAAAATATCGCAGCATCGCTCACCGTCGCCATCGACACGATGGCAAAACAGATGATCGCAGACGGCAAGGACGTCGTGAGTCTCGGCGCAGGCGAACCCGACTTTGGAACGCCCACTCCCATTCAAGATGCGGCAATTGATGCTATCCGCGCAGGCAAGACGCGCTATACCGCACCCGTCGGGATTTTGGACGTGCGTAAGGCTGTAGCGAAGAAATTGGAAGAAGAAAACGGACTCCATTACGACGCATCGCAAATCATCATGACTAGCGGTGCAAAGCACGCTGTGTTCAACGCACTCGCCGCCTTGATTAACCCTGGCGACGAAGTGATTATCCCTGCCCCTTACTGGGTCACGTATCCGGAACTCGTGAAGTGGCTTGGCGGTACGCCTGTGTTTGTTGAAGCGGGCATTGAAAAGAATTTTAAGATTGACGCCGAAGATTTACGCAAGGCATGCACGCCGCGCACGAAGGCAATTCTCTTGAACAACCCGTGCAACCCGACTGGCGCCGTTTACAGCAAGAGCGAACTTGAAGCGTTGGCAAAAGAAATTGTCGCACAGGACATCTACTGTATCTCGGACGAAGTTTACGAATACTTTGTCTACGATACAGAATTTACAAGTGCAGCCGTTTTCCCCGGCATGGCAGAACGCACGATTGTGATTAACGGTTTTTCGAAATCGCATTGCATGACCGGCTGGAGAATCGGTTACGATGCCGCCCCCGCTCCGATTGCAAAAATTATCGGCAAGATCCAGGGACAAGCCACGCACCACCCGAGCAATGTGGCGCAGTACGCCGCTCTCGGTGCTCTCAATATGGACAAAAGCAATGTCCATGCAATGCAGGCCGCCTTCCGCAAGCGCAGAGCTTACATGCTCGAACGCACTTCGTTCTTAAAGACCAAGCCACGTGCACCCGAAGGTGCATTCTACCTGTTTGCACCGGTGAGCGATTACTACGGCAAAAAGACTCCGGACGGCAAGGTGATTGCAGGCTCGATTGATTTTTGCAGCGCACTTTTGGAAACCAAGGGACTTGCGATTGTGCCGGGCGCCGCCTTTGGCGACGACACATGCGTTCGATTCTCGTACGCCGCAAGCGACGAAAATCTCGCGAAGGCTTGCGACCGTTTTGAAGCGTTCGTGAAAGAATTACAATAA
- a CDS encoding ATP-binding cassette domain-containing protein, protein MFPFRLVNPDPSKPFTIGRKSDNVLQFDNLMVSRYHAVLNFTDGKWILQSLTQNSITMLNGKDVTTAVLNDGDVILIGPRQLRATLRGADLTLLIMERETESDMQTVTLSTEWRDIEIPGIGKAKCRRIASRDARSSGSAECRENRAEIKFAKAIVDEGGKRTRTITVASGDACRFESAVVGFRNNDLLIEAQNSGFDVFAQNVNVFAGKKQLLKGIDFELPAGEILAIIGRSGQGKSSLLKLIQGINRCDKQSIVRIGGVDYRKNEIRRRIAILPQDPPLRPELTVEETILDGARSSMDVRNFKQDALARLEKFCELFGLSGRKHNLVKTLSGGEMRRVALARELMGNPGLVILDEPLSGLDPYNSRILCTHLKQLAFLGHTIILTTHSYEALQIANKVLVLHQGEEAFFGTVQAAYTHFNTNDPQTLLTSITQSKAAEFHESYKHEQKVCDSKYYFERTKLPRNFAYTVCLTAKQWFRDKGRIAALFVQPAIIGFLLSQIFSDQSSLWTVAFAIILCANWFALSLSIREIVQEKDILRDKFRRGVSALSTLTAKCTLPIIFTMMQTAIVYAFISSRISPTPHLALIACVFACIAVPATTVGLFTSTLAKNTSQANAFLPLLIIPQVALAGALVPLDQMQPIGRALSSVIWSRYNQASLLNILLERKDDIFNAVFAIAIALSFYIVTAILLHKLKKPR, encoded by the coding sequence ATGTTTCCATTCCGCCTCGTCAATCCAGACCCTTCGAAACCGTTTACCATCGGGCGCAAATCGGATAACGTTTTGCAATTCGACAACCTGATGGTTTCGAGGTATCATGCGGTTCTGAATTTTACGGACGGCAAATGGATTTTGCAAAGCTTGACCCAGAACAGCATCACGATGCTGAATGGGAAAGATGTGACGACCGCCGTTTTGAATGATGGCGACGTGATTCTCATTGGGCCAAGGCAGTTGCGAGCAACGCTCCGTGGCGCAGATTTGACGCTTTTGATTATGGAGCGCGAAACGGAAAGCGATATGCAGACCGTAACGCTCTCGACGGAATGGAGAGATATTGAAATTCCGGGAATCGGGAAAGCGAAGTGCCGCAGGATTGCGAGCCGAGATGCGCGCAGTTCTGGAAGTGCCGAGTGCCGCGAAAATCGTGCCGAGATAAAATTCGCGAAAGCGATTGTGGACGAGGGCGGCAAGCGCACACGCACGATTACAGTTGCAAGTGGTGACGCCTGTCGTTTTGAATCCGCCGTGGTCGGTTTCCGCAATAACGATTTGCTGATTGAAGCGCAAAATTCGGGCTTTGATGTTTTCGCGCAAAACGTGAACGTATTTGCAGGCAAAAAACAGCTACTGAAAGGGATTGATTTCGAACTCCCCGCAGGCGAGATTCTCGCAATTATCGGGCGTTCCGGGCAAGGAAAGTCTTCGCTTTTGAAGTTGATTCAAGGCATCAACCGTTGCGACAAGCAAAGCATTGTGCGCATTGGCGGTGTCGATTACCGCAAAAACGAGATTCGCAGGCGCATTGCAATATTGCCACAAGACCCGCCGCTCCGCCCGGAGCTGACCGTCGAGGAAACTATTCTCGACGGTGCGCGTTCGTCGATGGACGTGCGGAACTTCAAGCAAGATGCACTTGCGCGACTCGAAAAGTTCTGCGAACTTTTCGGGCTGAGCGGACGCAAGCATAACCTCGTGAAGACGCTCAGCGGCGGCGAAATGCGCCGCGTCGCGCTCGCACGCGAGCTCATGGGCAATCCGGGACTCGTGATTCTCGACGAACCGCTCTCGGGTCTTGACCCGTACAATTCGAGAATCCTTTGTACGCACCTCAAACAGCTAGCGTTCCTCGGCCATACGATCATCCTCACAACTCACAGCTACGAGGCCTTACAAATTGCAAATAAAGTTCTCGTACTGCACCAGGGCGAAGAAGCGTTCTTCGGGACCGTTCAGGCGGCCTACACGCACTTCAACACGAACGACCCGCAAACGCTCCTTACAAGCATCACGCAAAGTAAGGCCGCAGAATTTCACGAGAGCTACAAGCACGAGCAAAAAGTGTGCGATAGCAAGTATTACTTTGAACGCACCAAGCTCCCCCGCAATTTCGCCTACACCGTATGCCTCACCGCGAAGCAGTGGTTCCGCGACAAGGGCCGCATTGCCGCACTTTTTGTGCAGCCCGCGATTATCGGTTTTTTGCTTTCGCAAATATTCTCCGACCAAAGTTCTCTATGGACCGTTGCCTTTGCAATTATCCTTTGTGCAAACTGGTTTGCGCTCTCACTTTCTATCCGTGAAATAGTGCAAGAGAAAGACATTCTCCGCGACAAGTTCCGCCGAGGCGTATCCGCACTCTCGACGCTGACTGCAAAATGCACGCTCCCCATCATTTTCACGATGATGCAGACCGCCATTGTATATGCGTTTATCAGTAGTCGCATTAGCCCCACCCCCCACCTAGCGCTTATCGCCTGCGTTTTCGCCTGCATCGCCGTCCCCGCAACCACCGTCGGGCTTTTCACGAGTACGCTCGCCAAGAACACGAGCCAGGCAAATGCCTTCTTGCCGCTCCTCATCATCCCGCAAGTCGCCCTCGCAGGCGCCCTCGTACCGCTTGACCAAATGCAGCCCATTGGCCGCGCGCTTTCGAGCGTCATCTGGTCGCGCTACAACCAAGCTTCGCTCCTCAACATTTTGCTAGAACGAAAAGACGACATTTTCAACGCAGTTTTCGCCATCGCCATCGCGCTTAGTTTCTATATTGTAACAGCAATTTTACTACACAAATTAAAGAAGCCAAGATGA
- a CDS encoding serine/threonine-protein kinase: MIRPEQPLNFPYPFNENYELLGTLGKGGMGYVYKALDKRLNREVAFKILDSTSDVEAIKRFYLEAQAMKELDHQNIVHVFDFGQQGNQLFISMTYVQGISLAEILQNKSKLSFEAIEVIIKQIARGLLYAHSKGIVHRDVKPSNIMLTRDNRVYIMDFGISYIQEMEKERLTRTGMTMGTPEYMSPEQCHGDEVTLQSDIYSMGVILYEMTCGRLPFEGSRPVEIALKHVQEPPPAPELFREDIPDGLSALILKCLKKKLNERFHDMQEFLDECDQVFPQHDTPYQNSSVGRKTGSHRSVPSIAEAAKRFSSNLSPHKLMLVAFSVLFPLIVILLMLLMFTHKPQNMLHEIEWNEVIANYETRAIEPEMSKGYPIANLTDGDLTTAWLNKMPLKPLNPVLAMYFDQNTLITNIGIAVGYQKSVDDAFGDRFRIFKKPRTLTIETKDGFKQRIKLENIKGMQYPNIQAVETTELRFYLEDVYEADNDDYAISEIRLLGMEVK, translated from the coding sequence ATGATACGTCCAGAACAACCGCTAAATTTTCCGTACCCCTTTAACGAAAACTACGAACTATTGGGAACGCTCGGCAAAGGTGGAATGGGCTATGTCTACAAGGCTCTCGATAAAAGGCTAAACCGCGAAGTAGCCTTCAAGATTCTCGACTCGACCTCCGATGTCGAAGCTATCAAGCGTTTCTATCTCGAAGCGCAGGCCATGAAGGAACTCGACCACCAGAACATTGTTCACGTGTTCGACTTTGGACAGCAAGGGAACCAGCTTTTTATCTCGATGACTTACGTGCAAGGTATTTCACTTGCCGAAATTTTGCAGAACAAGAGCAAGCTTTCGTTCGAGGCGATTGAAGTCATCATCAAGCAAATTGCACGCGGTCTCCTTTACGCGCACAGCAAGGGCATCGTCCACCGCGACGTAAAGCCATCGAACATCATGCTCACGCGCGATAACCGCGTCTACATCATGGACTTTGGCATTTCGTACATCCAGGAGATGGAAAAGGAACGCCTCACCCGCACCGGCATGACGATGGGTACGCCCGAATACATGTCGCCCGAACAGTGCCACGGTGACGAGGTTACGCTCCAGTCCGACATTTACAGCATGGGCGTAATCCTTTACGAAATGACTTGCGGACGTTTGCCGTTCGAAGGCAGCCGCCCTGTGGAAATTGCGCTCAAGCACGTTCAGGAACCGCCTCCGGCTCCGGAACTTTTCCGCGAAGATATCCCGGATGGACTTTCGGCGCTCATCCTCAAGTGCTTAAAGAAAAAGCTGAACGAACGCTTCCACGACATGCAGGAATTCTTGGACGAATGCGACCAGGTGTTCCCGCAGCACGACACGCCTTACCAGAATTCTTCCGTCGGACGCAAGACCGGCAGCCACCGCAGCGTGCCTTCCATTGCAGAAGCAGCCAAGCGGTTCAGCAGTAACCTTTCTCCGCACAAGCTCATGTTAGTGGCATTCTCGGTACTGTTCCCGCTCATCGTGATTTTGCTCATGCTCCTCATGTTCACGCACAAGCCGCAGAATATGTTGCACGAAATCGAATGGAACGAGGTCATCGCCAACTACGAAACCAGAGCCATTGAGCCCGAGATGTCGAAGGGCTATCCGATTGCAAACTTGACCGACGGCGACCTTACCACGGCATGGCTCAACAAGATGCCACTCAAGCCACTGAACCCAGTGCTCGCCATGTACTTCGACCAGAACACGCTCATCACGAATATCGGCATTGCCGTTGGCTATCAGAAGTCTGTAGATGACGCATTTGGCGACCGTTTCCGCATTTTCAAGAAGCCGCGCACACTAACAATCGAAACAAAAGACGGGTTCAAACAACGTATCAAGCTTGAAAACATCAAAGGAATGCAGTACCCGAACATTCAAGCGGTTGAAACGACAGAACTCCGGTTCTACCTCGAAGATGTGTACGAAGCCGACAACGACGACTATGCCATTTCCGAGATTCGCCTGCTCGGAATGGAAGTGAAATAG
- a CDS encoding YraN family protein — protein sequence MQKKVVQRKCNRAKGNFIETQAAAFLIREGYEVVARNYAYHGGELDIVARDNETLVFVEVKSVWNNQEGNPAARVNALKQKKIWQTACHFLATQKAIAPKGFDTPCRFDVLSTRAYQEPLQFVHFKNAFESHEVIPMV from the coding sequence ATGCAAAAAAAGGTTGTGCAAAGAAAATGCAACCGCGCTAAAGGAAATTTTATCGAGACGCAAGCCGCGGCATTCTTGATACGCGAGGGTTATGAAGTTGTCGCCCGCAATTACGCTTACCACGGCGGAGAACTAGACATTGTCGCCCGCGATAACGAGACACTCGTATTTGTCGAAGTCAAGTCCGTCTGGAACAATCAGGAAGGGAACCCCGCCGCCCGCGTGAACGCTCTCAAGCAAAAGAAAATTTGGCAGACCGCATGCCACTTTTTGGCAACGCAAAAAGCAATCGCTCCCAAAGGCTTCGACACGCCGTGCCGTTTCGACGTTTTGAGCACCCGAGCCTACCAGGAACCGCTCCAGTTTGTGCACTTCAAAAACGCCTTCGAAAGCCACGAAGTCATCCCAATGGTTTAG